One Mycolicibacterium sp. ND9-15 genomic window, GCTGGCCCCGATTTCGTCGAGTCCGCCGACGACCGGTCGCATTGCCGACGATGACGTGCTCGAGACCGTTGGCGGCGAAACCGGCGATCGCTGGAAATCCCCGGGCCGGCTGGACACTCGCCGATTGGGACGGTGTGCCGACGGCGGGCGGTACGGACACCGCGAGTCTGGACACCATCAGGGCGATGCCGCCGGATGCCAATTCCCACATCTCGGTCTGCAAGGCCACTCAGCGCGCGGCTGGATCACGCGGCGCTGACCAACAGCGGCACAGGAAGTCACTGCGCTGGCGACGCTGCCGTGACGATTCCGTCGACGGTGTCGATGTGCGCGCGCACCAGTGCGGGGTAGCGCTCGCGGTCGGGACGGAAAATATCGTGCGGCGAGTCGGCGAACACGTGCAGTGACGCTGCAGGGAACAGGTCTCGGTAGCGGTTCCAGGCGGCATCGTCGATCAACGGGCTGTTCGGACTGCGCACCACCAGCAGCGGGGGCTGCCACTGCGCCAGCGGCTCCCAGAAGGACTGCCGGCGCGCCGCACGAAAGACCGCCTCGCCGGCGGCACGGTTCACCCGTTCGTGCACCGGCGTGCCACGCCAGCGACCGTCCAACAAGAACGTCGAGACCTCCTGCGGCAGCGTGATCTCCTCCGGCACATAGTCGCCGATCGAAATCGACCGGACCCGTTCACGCACGTCGAGCGCCCAGGCCAGTGCATAGGGGGTGCCCCGGGAGAACGTCATCAGGTGTACCGGCCCGTCGGTGACCGAGTCGATCACCGCGGCGACGTCGCGTCCGAGTGTTCCTGAATCGTAACCGCTTTCGGGCGCGCTGCTGCGCCCATGGCCGCGCAGGTCGACAACCAGCGTCCGCCGGCCGAACAGCGGCAGCACCTCGAGGTAGTCGTCGGCGACATCGGTGAAGCCCGGTACGAAGACCAGGGGCGCTCCGCGGTCGGGTCCGCCCGAGTCGAGGTAGTGAAGGTGCGCACCGGCGCTGGTTGTGAACCGTGATTCGACCATCACCACCACCATGCCCGGTCAGTGCCTTCGGTGCTGCCGAACACCTTCGAAGCCTCGACGCAACGAGCACCCCGGTGGCCGGAAGGTGATCGACAGGTACGACAAAGTTGTGGGCAACCTGGCGTATCGCTGACTCAGCCCTCGGGCGGGGCGGAGGCGGCGACGCTCACCGCCGGCTCCTTCGAGGCGTTCTTCATCTGGTGGAACAAGTCGACGTAGTAGGGCAGGCATTCGGCCATCGCCTGCTCGGTGGTGAACAGCGGCCGGTAACCGAGGTCACGTTCGGCCTTGGCGATGGAGAAGTAGTTGTCGAGGTAAAGCCGTTCCACCGCAAGGGGTTCGACCATCGGCTTGGGTAGCCCAAAGCGGAAGTGCAACCACTGCCATATCGTCATGGCCAACCACACCAGGCGGCCGGGAACGCGGATCTTCGGGTAGCGCTGGCCGCACGCCTCCACCACCGGGCGGGAGAACTCGAACATGTTGATCGGTTCGCCGTCGTTGATGAAGTACGCCTGGCCGGGGGCGGTGCCGCCGGGAACGAGGTGCTGCGCAGCGAGGATGAAGCCGTGAATCAGGTTGTGCACGTAGGAGTTGTCGAGTTTGACGTTCTTGCCGCCGACCAACACCTTGACGTGTCCGGCGAGCACGCTTTCGAACACCTTGCGGAACATGGTCTGATCGCCGCGGCCCCAGATGCCGCTCGGCCGGATCGAACAGGTGAGCAGGCCGTCGACTCCGTTCTGCGATAGCACGAAATCCTCCGCGGCGACCTTTGTCTCGGTGTACAGGTCATTGAATCGCTCGGTGTAGGGCAGCGTTTCGTCGCCACCGGAGATTCGCTTGCCGCCCATCACCACGCTGTTGGACGCCGTGTAGACGAACCGCTTCACGCCGGCGGCCCTGGCCGCACGCACGAGGTTCTCGGTGCCGGTGACGTTGATCGCAAAGCTGCGCCTGCGGTACTCCTCGGTGACCGAGGCGCCACCCATCAAATCGATGATCGCCGCGGTGTGGAACACGGTGTCGACGCCCGCGACCGCGGCCGCCGCACTGTCGGGGTCGCAAATGTCGCCGTCGAACACCTCGAGGCGAGGGTGTGTCGGCAGCGGCGAGGGGACACGGTCGAAGGACCGCACCTCGTATCCGCGCTCGAGCAGTTCGGTCACCAGGTTGGCGCCGACGAACCCGGACCCGCCTGTCACGAGGACCCGGCCCAAGTCGGTGGTCAGCGTGGAGTCACCCATGCGGGGCAGCTTAACTGAAACGTGTTACAGTTTCGACCCCCGAAGCGGAGGTTGATTGCGCTCTCAACTGTCGCCGGGTTCTTTGGCCGCCAGGGCGTCCTCGATTCGCTTGCGAGCTCCAGCTAAGTGCTCCTCGCATCGTTTAGCGAGTTCTTCGCCTCTTTCCCAAAGCTTCAGCGATGTATCCAGGTCGAGTCCGCCCTGTTCGAGCTGCTGGACGACTGCGACCAGCTCATCCCGCGCCTCTTCGTAGCCCAACGCACTAACAGGCTTCATTTCGTCGCCCCTTCCGACCCCTCGCTGACTGCGGTGACCGCCCCGTCGGACAGCCGCACTCGAAGCCGCACCCCGGGCGGGGCGTCGGCCGTCGAACGCAGCACCGCAGCGTCCGGCATCGTCTGCACGACCGCGTATCCGCGCGCCAGCGTCGCCGCCGGACCCAGTGTGCTCAACCGCGCCGAAAGATGCCCGATGCGATCGGTTTCGCTGGCCACGAGCCGCGCTATATCGCGCCGGGCGGTGGTGCGCAATCGGTCGACCTCGTCGGCGCGCGCGGTGATCGCCGCCAACGGCTGCGCCAGCACGGGCCGGCTGCGCAACTGGTCGAGGATGTGCTGCTCGCGATGCACCCAGTTGCGCAGCGCACGCCCACCGCGTCGGCAGAGGTCGGTGATGAACGCCTGCTCGGCGGCCGCGTCGGGGACGATGCGCTTGGCCGCGTCGGTTGGCGTGGCGGCGCGCAGGTCGGCGACCAGATCGCACAGCGGGTTGTCGGGTTCGTGACCGATCGCGCTGACCACCGGGGTGGTGCACTTGGCGATCTCGCGGCACAGGGTCTCGTCGTAGAAGGGCAGCAGGTCCTCGACGCTGCCACCGCCGCGGGCGATGACGATCACGTCGACGTCGGGGTCGGCGTCGAGTCCACGCAGTGCCTCGACGACCTGGGGCACGGTGTTGGGGCCCTGCACTGCGGTGTTGCGAACGGCGAACCGCACCGCGGGCCAGCGGTCGGTGGCCACCGAGATGACGTCGTGTTCGGCATGACTGCCGCGGCTCGTGATGAGGCCGATGGTGTCGGGCAGGAACGGAATCGGCCGCTTGAGCCGCGGGTCGAACAGCCCCTCGGCGTGCAACAGCTGGCGCAGACGTTCGATACGCGCCAACAGCTCGCCGACACCTACCGCGCGAATCTGGTTGACCCGCAACGAAAATGACCCGCGACCGACGAAGAAGTTAGGCCGTCCGAGCATGACCACCCGGGTGCCCTCGGTGAGTTTCACGGGCGCGTTGAGCACGAGTTCTCGCGGGCAGGTGATCGACAGCGACATGTCGACGGACGGGTCTCGAAGGGTGATGTACGCAGTGCTGGAGTTCGGCCTGGTGGACAGCTGGGCGACCTGTCCCTCGACCCAGACCGTGCCGAGTCGCTCGATCCAGTCCTTGATCTTCATCGAGACGGAGCGCACCGGATACGGGTTGTCCGGGGACTGGCCCTGCTCGGCGTCGGTCATCTTCCCGGCCCCGCTGCGATCCGCCGATGGTCAGTCGGCCGGCTCACTTGGTGGACGCGCGGGTGATCCTGTTGGCGAGCAGGGTCTGGAACGGGGCGCGGCCCTTGGTGGTCTCCTCATAGGCCAGCAGCGCCTCGAGGTCGGCCACCCGCAGCGTGTTCAACCGTGCCCGCAACTGTGCCAGCGTGAGCGACTCGTAGTCGAGTTCCTCGACGATCTCGGGCGCCTCACCGATCGCCAGGCCCGTATCCGCGCCGTCATCCTCGAGTGCCGACTGCGGCTCTCCGTTGCTGAACAGCGCAAAGCGACCCTCGGTCATACGTTCGCCCTGGGTGGGAGTCTCGGTTCGGGTACCGGAACCGTCGAGATCCTCGTCGAAGGTGGCCCACTCGGGCTGCTCGTCCTTGGGCGGGAAGATCGACTCGAGGGTCTCGTCACCCCTGTTGACCAGGTCGGCGACGTCCTGCTGAAACTTCATCACCAGGTGCGCCAGCTGACTGACGATGGTCATCGGGTACATCAGGATGGTCTGTGGCAGCTTGCGGGTTTCCTCGATGGCGGTCACCGCCGCGCCAACCAGCAGACGGACCCCATACGGTGCGGTTGCCATGGCCCCCAGCCTACGGCGGGTGTCTCGGCTGGTCCGGGTGGGTCGCGGATGCGTACCCTGAAAGGCATGCCGCCGACTATCAACATGGGGATTCCGGGTGCCTCCAGCTCGGTGACCGGTGGCCCCACCGGCAAGCGGGTGCTTTTGGCCGAACCGCGTGGTTACTGCGCGGGGGTGGACCGCGCGGTCGAGACTGTCGAGCGCGCGCTGGAGAAGCACGGGGCCCCGGTCTACGTGCGCCACGAGATCGTGCACAACCGGCACGTCGTCGACACCCTGGCCAAGGCGGGCGCCATCTTCGTCGACGAGACCGACGAGGTGCCCGAGGGCGCGATCGTGGTGTTCTCCGCGCACGGCGTGGCGCCGACCGTGCACCAGACCGCCAAGGAGCGCGACCTCCAGGTCATCGACGCGACCTGCCCGCTGGTCACCAAGGTGCACAACGAGGCCAAGCGGTTCGCCCGCGACGACTACGACATCCTGTTGATCGGCCACGAGGGCCACGAGGAGGTCATCGGCACCGCCGGGGAGGCACCCGAGCACGTCCAGCTCGTCGATGGGCCGGAGTCCGTCGAGAACGTGACCGTGCGCGACGAGAACAAGGTCATCTGGCTGTCGCAGACCACGCTGAGCGTGGACGAGACCATGGAGACGGTGCGCCGACTGCGGGAGAAGTTCCCGA contains:
- a CDS encoding lipid droplet-associated protein translates to MATAPYGVRLLVGAAVTAIEETRKLPQTILMYPMTIVSQLAHLVMKFQQDVADLVNRGDETLESIFPPKDEQPEWATFDEDLDGSGTRTETPTQGERMTEGRFALFSNGEPQSALEDDGADTGLAIGEAPEIVEELDYESLTLAQLRARLNTLRVADLEALLAYEETTKGRAPFQTLLANRITRASTK
- a CDS encoding 3-beta-hydroxysteroid dehydrogenase, giving the protein MGDSTLTTDLGRVLVTGGSGFVGANLVTELLERGYEVRSFDRVPSPLPTHPRLEVFDGDICDPDSAAAAVAGVDTVFHTAAIIDLMGGASVTEEYRRRSFAINVTGTENLVRAARAAGVKRFVYTASNSVVMGGKRISGGDETLPYTERFNDLYTETKVAAEDFVLSQNGVDGLLTCSIRPSGIWGRGDQTMFRKVFESVLAGHVKVLVGGKNVKLDNSYVHNLIHGFILAAQHLVPGGTAPGQAYFINDGEPINMFEFSRPVVEACGQRYPKIRVPGRLVWLAMTIWQWLHFRFGLPKPMVEPLAVERLYLDNYFSIAKAERDLGYRPLFTTEQAMAECLPYYVDLFHQMKNASKEPAVSVAASAPPEG
- a CDS encoding alpha/beta fold hydrolase is translated as MVESRFTTSAGAHLHYLDSGGPDRGAPLVFVPGFTDVADDYLEVLPLFGRRTLVVDLRGHGRSSAPESGYDSGTLGRDVAAVIDSVTDGPVHLMTFSRGTPYALAWALDVRERVRSISIGDYVPEEITLPQEVSTFLLDGRWRGTPVHERVNRAAGEAVFRAARRQSFWEPLAQWQPPLLVVRSPNSPLIDDAAWNRYRDLFPAASLHVFADSPHDIFRPDRERYPALVRAHIDTVDGIVTAASPAQ
- a CDS encoding exodeoxyribonuclease VII small subunit; this encodes MKPVSALGYEEARDELVAVVQQLEQGGLDLDTSLKLWERGEELAKRCEEHLAGARKRIEDALAAKEPGDS
- the xseA gene encoding exodeoxyribonuclease VII large subunit; the protein is MTDAEQGQSPDNPYPVRSVSMKIKDWIERLGTVWVEGQVAQLSTRPNSSTAYITLRDPSVDMSLSITCPRELVLNAPVKLTEGTRVVMLGRPNFFVGRGSFSLRVNQIRAVGVGELLARIERLRQLLHAEGLFDPRLKRPIPFLPDTIGLITSRGSHAEHDVISVATDRWPAVRFAVRNTAVQGPNTVPQVVEALRGLDADPDVDVIVIARGGGSVEDLLPFYDETLCREIAKCTTPVVSAIGHEPDNPLCDLVADLRAATPTDAAKRIVPDAAAEQAFITDLCRRGGRALRNWVHREQHILDQLRSRPVLAQPLAAITARADEVDRLRTTARRDIARLVASETDRIGHLSARLSTLGPAATLARGYAVVQTMPDAAVLRSTADAPPGVRLRVRLSDGAVTAVSEGSEGATK
- a CDS encoding 4-hydroxy-3-methylbut-2-enyl diphosphate reductase, which codes for MPPTINMGIPGASSSVTGGPTGKRVLLAEPRGYCAGVDRAVETVERALEKHGAPVYVRHEIVHNRHVVDTLAKAGAIFVDETDEVPEGAIVVFSAHGVAPTVHQTAKERDLQVIDATCPLVTKVHNEAKRFARDDYDILLIGHEGHEEVIGTAGEAPEHVQLVDGPESVENVTVRDENKVIWLSQTTLSVDETMETVRRLREKFPTLQDPPSDDICYATQNRQVAVKAMAPECELVIVVGSRNSSNSVRLVEVALGAGSDAAHLVDYADDIDPAWLDGVTTVGVTSGASVPEILVRGVLERLAEYGYDVVQPVTTANETLVFALPREIRPARS